From Bacillus sp. FSL K6-3431, the proteins below share one genomic window:
- a CDS encoding DeoR family transcriptional regulator, translated as MKPSTNRMLTRIKDIYIFIKDNGTVTTRELADEFGSTPRTIQRDLNVLEYNDLISSPRRGNWTTTKKRVKLTS; from the coding sequence TTGAAACCTTCAACAAACAGAATGCTTACCCGAATTAAAGATATTTATATATTCATCAAAGATAACGGCACCGTTACAACTCGGGAGCTCGCAGATGAATTCGGAAGCACTCCTCGCACCATTCAAAGGGATTTGAATGTGTTAGAATACAATGACCTAATCAGCAGCCCGCGTCGTGGGAATTGGACAACAACTAAGAAAAGAGTCAAATTGACATCATAA
- the glgD gene encoding glucose-1-phosphate adenylyltransferase subunit GlgD produces the protein MNTMMGLINLEHEHHYFHELTYFRNGASIPFAGRYRMIDFTLSNMVNSKIEEVGIFTRSKYRSLMDHLGTGENWELDRRNGGLFILPPDWNDPSDYSKGDLQFFHNNRDYFARGKSEYVLISGSQFIANTDFQAAFKFHLDRQADVTLISTHVKELTSEHDPYFRIESDENAWLTNITNDKKNQQLFTGVYIINKKLLMELVDQCIAHHKDNFFIHGIKDKQSELKVQTHQYNGYSAFVNSIESYYRHNMNLLSEENYQKLFYKPPFIRTKVGNQPPAKHRSDASVKKSILANGCVIDGDVEGSVLFREVAVKQGATIKNSIIMQRCTIEEGVYLENVILDKDVHVTANQTFIGSQDKPYVIAKRQII, from the coding sequence ATGAACACAATGATGGGGCTAATTAATTTAGAACATGAGCATCACTATTTTCATGAATTAACATATTTTCGTAACGGTGCTTCTATTCCTTTCGCAGGACGCTATCGAATGATTGATTTTACGCTTTCAAATATGGTCAATTCTAAAATAGAAGAAGTTGGGATTTTCACTCGCAGTAAATATCGTTCTTTAATGGACCATCTTGGAACAGGAGAAAATTGGGAACTGGATAGGAGAAACGGTGGTTTATTTATACTACCGCCTGATTGGAATGATCCATCGGATTATTCGAAAGGTGATTTACAATTTTTTCATAATAACCGTGATTATTTTGCTCGTGGGAAATCCGAGTATGTTTTAATAAGCGGTAGTCAATTTATAGCCAATACAGATTTTCAAGCAGCATTTAAGTTTCATCTGGATCGTCAAGCAGATGTTACACTCATATCTACACATGTTAAGGAATTAACTTCGGAACACGATCCTTATTTTCGAATCGAATCAGACGAGAATGCCTGGTTAACAAATATCACAAACGATAAGAAAAATCAGCAATTGTTTACAGGGGTTTACATCATTAACAAAAAGTTATTAATGGAATTAGTTGATCAATGCATCGCACATCATAAAGATAACTTTTTTATTCATGGAATTAAAGATAAACAGTCCGAATTGAAAGTTCAAACCCATCAATATAACGGGTATAGTGCATTTGTTAATTCAATTGAAAGCTATTATCGTCATAATATGAATCTATTATCTGAAGAAAATTATCAAAAGCTCTTTTACAAGCCACCGTTTATTCGGACAAAAGTTGGAAATCAGCCCCCAGCGAAACATAGAAGTGATGCAAGTGTTAAAAAGTCAATCCTCGCAAATGGCTGTGTGATTGATGGAGATGTCGAGGGCAGTGTTCTATTTCGAGAAGTGGCAGTAAAACAGGGTGCTACCATTAAAAATTCAATCATCATGCAGCGTTGTACGATTGAAGAAGGCGTCTATTTAGAAAATGTAATATTAGATAAAGATGTCCATGTAACAGCAAACCAAACATTTATTGGTTCACAAGATAAACCATACGTCATCGCAAAAAGACAAATAATATAA
- a CDS encoding alpha/beta fold hydrolase yields the protein MLHYRLYKSDPANPWVTLIHGAGGSSSIWFKQIKEYRKRFNVLSIDLRGHGRSKKGIWKKNDSFVEITDDVIQVMDYVHISKSNFVGISLGTIVIQTLVQKYPERVSSQILGGAVIKLDIRTKLLVGMANIVKHIVPYMYLYKLYAWILMPHSNHKESRLAFINQAKKMCQKEFIRWFSLTKSINPYLNSLQLQVNNIPTLFVMGEEDYLFLSPVKELVNKQPDLHLITIKNSGHVCNIDQPDTFNEVTLQFIHKVHDIVWKQRQPVG from the coding sequence GTGTTGCATTATCGACTTTATAAATCTGACCCTGCTAATCCTTGGGTTACACTAATCCATGGAGCTGGTGGAAGTTCAAGTATTTGGTTTAAACAAATAAAAGAATACCGCAAGCGCTTTAATGTATTGAGCATTGACCTTAGAGGCCACGGTCGTTCAAAAAAAGGGATATGGAAAAAGAACGACTCATTTGTGGAAATTACGGATGATGTCATTCAAGTAATGGATTATGTACATATATCAAAAAGTAATTTTGTAGGTATTTCCCTTGGGACCATTGTTATTCAAACACTTGTGCAAAAGTACCCTGAGCGAGTATCATCGCAAATTTTGGGTGGAGCAGTTATCAAGCTCGATATTCGCACAAAATTACTTGTTGGGATGGCAAATATCGTTAAGCATATCGTACCATATATGTATTTATATAAATTGTATGCATGGATTTTAATGCCACATTCAAATCATAAAGAATCAAGACTCGCTTTTATTAACCAGGCGAAAAAAATGTGCCAAAAGGAATTTATTAGATGGTTCTCATTAACAAAATCTATTAACCCTTATTTAAACTCACTCCAACTACAAGTAAACAATATCCCTACACTTTTTGTTATGGGTGAAGAAGATTACTTATTTCTTTCCCCTGTCAAAGAGCTCGTCAACAAACAACCCGACTTGCATCTCATTACAATAAAAAATTCGGGTCATGTCTGCAATATCGATCAACCAGATACATTTAACGAAGTTACATTACAATTTATTCATAAAGTCCATGACATAGTATGGAAACAAAGACAGCCTGTCGGATGA
- the glgA gene encoding glycogen synthase GlgA yields MKNVLFVASECTPFIKTGGLADVIGSLPQALKENEGMDVRVVLPLYDEIPEKWQEQMTYHASFDVPLGWRNQEASIYTLEYNEIIYYFIANEYYFTRKGVYGYYDDGERFVFFCQAVIEAMAHLDFKPEILHAHDWQAGMAVALAKIMNPIADMKTIFTIHNIKYQGVMPLGTFDDFFDLPAEHLGGMEWNGMLNCLKSALFHADKITTVSPSYADEIKDPYYSEGLHSLLLERSDDIIGILNGIDTKDYNPLTDPSIPVKYRSSRASKKANKIAIQEKVGLPVDGEKPLYIIITRLVEQKGLHLLQHILDDFLQEDVQLIILGTGDEAFEMYFSDAAHRYPEKLVTLLTFDEGVARQLYASADYFIMPSKFEPCGLAQLIALQYKTVPIVRETGGLKDTVFPFNELTGEGNGFSFTNYNAHELLTVLHYSLTIYHSRSLWLQLLKNVNKSQFSWKDSAREYAIMYEQLSPIYV; encoded by the coding sequence ATGAAAAATGTATTATTTGTTGCTTCAGAATGTACACCATTTATTAAAACTGGAGGTCTAGCGGATGTGATTGGATCTCTTCCACAGGCATTGAAAGAAAATGAAGGAATGGATGTCCGTGTAGTGCTACCTTTATATGATGAAATACCAGAAAAATGGCAGGAGCAAATGACATACCATGCGTCATTTGATGTTCCACTAGGATGGCGAAATCAAGAAGCAAGTATTTATACTTTAGAATATAACGAAATTATTTATTATTTTATCGCAAATGAGTATTATTTCACGCGAAAAGGCGTATACGGCTATTATGACGATGGTGAACGTTTTGTATTCTTTTGCCAAGCTGTGATAGAGGCAATGGCTCATCTTGACTTTAAACCAGAAATATTACATGCCCATGATTGGCAAGCTGGAATGGCTGTGGCTTTAGCCAAAATAATGAATCCAATTGCTGATATGAAGACTATATTTACGATTCATAATATTAAATACCAAGGTGTGATGCCACTAGGGACATTTGATGATTTTTTCGATTTGCCTGCTGAGCATTTAGGAGGCATGGAATGGAATGGAATGTTAAATTGCCTAAAAAGCGCTTTGTTTCATGCAGACAAAATAACTACTGTTAGCCCTAGTTATGCAGATGAAATAAAAGATCCATACTATAGTGAAGGACTGCATTCACTTCTTTTAGAAAGGTCAGATGATATTATAGGTATCCTTAATGGCATCGACACAAAGGATTATAATCCTTTGACGGATCCATCAATACCAGTGAAATATCGTTCCTCGAGAGCAAGTAAAAAGGCAAATAAAATCGCGATACAAGAAAAGGTAGGTTTGCCAGTTGATGGCGAAAAACCTCTTTATATTATTATTACTCGATTAGTCGAGCAAAAAGGATTGCATCTTCTCCAACATATTTTAGATGATTTTCTTCAGGAGGACGTTCAATTAATCATATTAGGAACTGGTGATGAAGCTTTCGAAATGTACTTTTCAGATGCTGCTCATCGATATCCAGAGAAACTAGTAACGTTGTTAACCTTTGATGAGGGGGTAGCTCGACAATTATATGCAAGTGCTGACTACTTCATCATGCCGTCCAAGTTTGAACCTTGTGGGTTAGCGCAACTTATTGCTTTGCAATATAAAACCGTTCCAATCGTGCGTGAAACGGGAGGCTTAAAAGATACTGTCTTTCCCTTTAATGAATTAACTGGTGAAGGTAACGGATTTAGCTTTACAAATTATAATGCTCATGAACTTTTGACTGTTTTACATTATTCTTTGACTATATATCACAGCCGTTCCCTATGGTTACAGCTTTTAAAAAATGTGAATAAAAGCCAGTTTAGCTGGAAAGATTCAGCACGTGAATATGCAATTATGTATGAGCAATTATCACCAATATATGTATAG
- the glgB gene encoding 1,4-alpha-glucan branching protein GlgB, whose translation MEYNISEQDIFLFHQGTNYRTHHILGCHYIECEGESGYRFVVWAPNASNIQLVGDFNEWKGNAYTLHRMTNEGLWVGFFTDIPANIPYKYEIVTSNGQKLFKADPYAFQSGLRPATESITPAQSTYEWNDHEWQKQKESFDAHSSPVSIYEVHLGSWKTKENGDFFTYRELVDTLIPYVKLLGYTHIELLPLSEHPFDLSWGYQITGYFSVTSRYGPRDDFKYFVDECHRHKIGVIMDWVPGHFCKDDFGLREFDGKPLYEYADPRKAEKKSWGTLTFDFGRPEVQSFLISNALFWFEEYHIDGIRVDAVASMLFLNFDKHEDDEKIYNSYGGEENLEAYAFIRKLNEVVFSYEPNALMLAEDSSDLPLVTAPTYGGGLGFNFKWNMGWMNDMLSYMKKDPVHRKWHHNLLTFSFMYTHSENFLLPLSHDEVVHGKKSLLDKMPGDQWQQFANLRLLYGYMMAHPGKKLLFMGGELAQYAEWKDKKEIDWHLLDYPLHKAMFQYVKALNHFYLENPGLYELDHNPKGFEWIDPHNIDQSIIAFRRRSKSQEDELIIICNFTPIVYYDYKIGVPVSGTYVEIFNSDEEKYGGSSQLNETDHFSIPKKWHALPQHIKVKVPPLAISVFKRKIIPSIEEVVL comes from the coding sequence TTGGAATACAATATTTCCGAACAAGATATCTTTCTATTTCATCAAGGAACAAATTATCGTACGCATCACATTTTAGGTTGCCACTATATTGAGTGTGAAGGTGAGAGTGGTTACCGCTTTGTGGTGTGGGCGCCAAATGCATCGAATATACAGCTTGTCGGAGATTTTAATGAATGGAAAGGGAATGCCTATACCTTACATAGAATGACAAATGAAGGATTATGGGTCGGTTTTTTTACTGATATTCCAGCGAATATTCCATATAAATATGAAATAGTAACCTCGAATGGACAAAAACTATTTAAAGCAGATCCTTATGCTTTTCAATCAGGGCTCAGGCCAGCTACAGAATCTATAACCCCGGCACAATCCACATATGAATGGAATGATCATGAGTGGCAAAAACAAAAAGAGAGTTTTGATGCGCATTCATCACCAGTCTCTATATATGAAGTTCATTTAGGTTCTTGGAAAACAAAGGAAAATGGGGACTTTTTTACATACCGGGAACTTGTTGATACATTGATTCCATATGTTAAATTACTAGGCTATACCCATATTGAGCTGCTCCCACTATCAGAACATCCATTTGATCTATCATGGGGCTATCAAATAACAGGGTATTTTTCTGTAACGTCTAGGTATGGTCCACGTGACGATTTTAAATACTTTGTTGATGAGTGTCATAGGCATAAAATTGGAGTGATTATGGATTGGGTACCGGGACACTTTTGCAAAGATGACTTTGGACTTCGTGAGTTTGACGGCAAACCGTTATACGAATACGCCGACCCTCGTAAAGCGGAAAAAAAGTCGTGGGGGACGTTGACCTTTGATTTTGGGCGTCCAGAGGTACAAAGTTTTTTAATTTCTAATGCTCTATTTTGGTTTGAAGAATACCATATTGACGGCATACGCGTAGATGCTGTGGCAAGTATGCTCTTTCTTAATTTCGATAAACATGAAGATGATGAAAAAATTTATAATTCGTACGGTGGGGAGGAAAACCTGGAAGCATATGCCTTTATTCGTAAATTAAATGAGGTTGTTTTTTCGTATGAGCCCAATGCCTTGATGTTGGCTGAGGATAGTTCCGATCTGCCACTTGTTACGGCACCTACATATGGGGGTGGCCTTGGCTTTAATTTTAAATGGAATATGGGCTGGATGAATGACATGCTTTCCTATATGAAAAAAGATCCTGTTCATCGTAAGTGGCACCACAATTTACTTACATTCTCATTCATGTATACTCATTCAGAAAATTTTCTTTTGCCATTGTCACATGATGAGGTGGTTCACGGTAAAAAATCATTACTGGATAAAATGCCAGGAGATCAATGGCAACAGTTTGCAAATCTAAGATTGCTTTATGGCTATATGATGGCCCATCCTGGTAAAAAGTTATTATTTATGGGAGGTGAGCTAGCACAATATGCTGAATGGAAGGATAAAAAAGAAATTGACTGGCACTTATTGGATTACCCACTTCATAAAGCAATGTTTCAATACGTAAAAGCGTTAAATCATTTTTATCTAGAAAATCCTGGACTATATGAATTAGATCATAATCCAAAAGGATTTGAATGGATAGATCCACATAATATCGATCAAAGTATTATTGCTTTCCGCAGGCGAAGTAAAAGTCAGGAGGATGAATTAATCATCATTTGTAATTTTACGCCCATTGTCTATTATGACTATAAAATTGGTGTTCCAGTATCAGGAACGTATGTGGAAATTTTTAATTCCGATGAAGAGAAGTATGGAGGATCTAGTCAATTGAATGAAACTGATCATTTTAGTATTCCCAAAAAGTGGCATGCATTGCCGCAACATATCAAAGTAAAAGTACCACCTTTAGCGATATCCGTATTTAAACGCAAAATTATACCATCAATTGAGGAGGTCGTTTTATGA
- a CDS encoding glycogen/starch/alpha-glucan phosphorylase — MSQLTVDEFIERVKYKLKKDFGKDVKDAVENDIYYAISSIVNEEIMPQWLETKQKYKEKNCKQMYYLSMEFLVGSLIESNLLNCGLLEQSNQALKRLGFDAKKVYAQEHDAGLGNGGLGRLAACFLDSLASLKYPGHGFGIRYRYGLFEQRIIHGNQIELPDYWLKNDYPWEMRKEDEAVCIHFHGDVHMFKKNDGSLEFKYENTDKVMAVPYDIPIVGYQNEVINTLRLWSAESEYKEEELSGDGLKYYHDLDHQHSIEQISGFLYPDDSSHEGKELRLKQQYFLVSASIQNIINNFKKNHQISLRHLPEKVVIQINDTHPSLAIPELMRILMDEEHFSWKSAWEVTTKVFAYTNHTTLSEALETWSKGMMNHLLPRIYMIIDEINERFCKGIWFDHEEMREEIPKLAIIADDQVHMARLAIIGSFSVNGVARIHTEILKKKEMKNFYALFPNRFNNKTNGITHRRWLLQVNPKLSELITDTIGPKWIQRPKQLISLLKYSNDGSFLEKVDQVKRENKKALANIIYERTGISVDEQSIFDVQIKRLHEYKRQLLNIFHIIYLYNELKENPNLDMTPRTFIFGAKAAPSYHLAKEVIKLIHTVASIVNYDVAIGDKLKVIFLENYNVSLAEKIIPAADISEQISTASKEASGTGNMKMMMNGAITVGTLDGANIEINDLVGDQNMFIFGLTADEVLDYYRHGGYNAPNIYNTDDRVRQILDQLNKGEFGSHEIEFKDIYYNILYHNDPYFVLKDFEPYIETHELVERAYRDRLTWLNMSVTNIAYSGKFSSDGTIQEYATDIWKIKQL; from the coding sequence TTGTCACAGCTAACTGTAGATGAATTTATAGAACGAGTTAAATATAAGCTAAAAAAGGACTTTGGGAAAGATGTAAAGGATGCGGTAGAGAACGATATTTACTATGCGATTTCCTCGATTGTAAATGAGGAAATCATGCCGCAATGGCTTGAAACAAAACAGAAATATAAAGAAAAAAACTGTAAACAAATGTATTATTTATCGATGGAGTTTTTAGTTGGAAGTTTAATTGAAAGCAATTTACTTAATTGTGGCCTTCTTGAACAATCAAATCAAGCGCTTAAAAGGTTGGGATTTGATGCGAAGAAAGTCTATGCCCAAGAACATGATGCGGGCTTAGGAAATGGAGGATTAGGGCGATTAGCGGCATGCTTTTTAGATTCCTTAGCATCACTTAAGTATCCAGGTCATGGATTTGGTATCAGATATCGCTATGGATTATTTGAACAAAGAATTATTCACGGAAATCAAATAGAGCTACCAGACTATTGGTTAAAAAATGATTATCCGTGGGAAATGAGAAAAGAGGACGAAGCTGTTTGTATTCATTTTCATGGAGATGTACATATGTTCAAAAAGAACGATGGTAGTCTCGAATTTAAATATGAAAATACCGACAAAGTTATGGCTGTTCCTTATGATATTCCGATTGTTGGTTATCAAAACGAAGTGATAAACACTCTCCGCCTATGGAGTGCTGAGTCAGAATATAAGGAAGAGGAGTTATCAGGTGATGGCTTGAAATATTATCATGATCTTGATCATCAGCATTCCATTGAACAAATTTCCGGATTTTTATATCCCGATGATTCAAGTCATGAAGGAAAAGAGTTGCGTTTAAAACAACAATATTTTCTGGTCTCCGCCAGTATCCAAAATATTATTAATAATTTTAAAAAGAATCATCAAATATCATTAAGGCACTTACCTGAAAAAGTCGTTATTCAAATTAATGATACACACCCTAGTCTAGCGATCCCCGAACTTATGAGGATTTTGATGGATGAAGAGCATTTCAGTTGGAAAAGTGCTTGGGAAGTGACAACCAAAGTTTTTGCCTACACGAATCATACGACACTAAGTGAGGCTCTTGAAACATGGTCAAAAGGTATGATGAATCATTTGCTGCCGCGTATTTATATGATTATTGATGAAATAAATGAACGTTTTTGTAAAGGTATTTGGTTTGACCATGAGGAGATGAGAGAGGAGATTCCGAAGCTAGCAATCATTGCTGATGACCAAGTTCATATGGCGCGACTGGCGATCATTGGTAGCTTTAGTGTAAATGGTGTAGCACGGATTCATACTGAAATTTTAAAAAAGAAGGAAATGAAAAACTTTTATGCACTCTTCCCCAATCGTTTTAATAATAAAACGAATGGAATTACGCATCGGCGCTGGTTGTTGCAAGTAAACCCAAAATTATCTGAGCTCATTACAGATACCATTGGTCCAAAGTGGATACAGCGTCCAAAACAGCTGATTAGTTTATTAAAATATTCGAATGACGGATCATTTTTAGAAAAAGTTGATCAAGTGAAACGGGAAAATAAAAAAGCATTAGCTAATATTATTTATGAGCGAACAGGTATTTCAGTAGATGAACAATCGATTTTTGATGTTCAGATAAAACGACTTCATGAATATAAACGGCAATTACTTAATATTTTTCATATCATTTATTTATATAATGAATTAAAAGAAAATCCAAACTTGGATATGACTCCTCGTACATTTATTTTTGGAGCAAAAGCCGCGCCAAGCTATCATTTGGCCAAAGAGGTCATTAAATTAATTCATACCGTTGCTTCCATTGTTAATTATGATGTAGCTATCGGTGATAAGCTAAAAGTGATCTTTTTAGAAAATTATAATGTGAGTCTCGCGGAAAAAATTATTCCAGCGGCCGATATTAGTGAACAGATTTCAACTGCGAGTAAGGAGGCATCTGGTACCGGGAACATGAAAATGATGATGAACGGTGCAATCACCGTTGGCACTTTAGACGGTGCAAACATTGAAATTAATGATTTAGTCGGTGACCAGAATATGTTTATTTTTGGTTTAACAGCGGATGAAGTATTAGATTATTATCGACATGGTGGTTATAATGCGCCTAATATTTATAACACAGACGATAGGGTAAGACAGATATTAGACCAATTAAATAAGGGGGAGTTTGGTTCTCATGAAATAGAGTTTAAAGATATATATTATAATATTTTGTATCATAATGATCCTTATTTTGTGTTAAAAGATTTCGAACCTTATATTGAAACGCATGAACTTGTTGAGCGGGCCTACCGAGATCGATTGACATGGCTTAATATGAGCGTAACAAATATCGCTTATTCGGGAAAATTTTCGAGTGATGGGACAATTCAAGAATATGCAACAGACATTTGGAAAATAAAACAGTTGTAG
- a CDS encoding ABC transporter ATP-binding protein gives MTLLEVHLKNAGYVSDKSAVSDVKFSIDSSELVGMIGPNGAGKSTTIKAILGQLSFVDGRINRKPASTYSYIPERPIFYQELTLWEHFEFVAAVEELGEMSLLYAKELLKKFRLLERLHEFPGTFSKGMQQKGMTALALFTKPDLLIIDEPFMGLDPGSTRLLLHMLEEERNKGTGILMCTHILDTAQRICDSFVIIENGTMKATGTLPEVLAVCGAEDGSLYSCISGEGDLDE, from the coding sequence TTGACTTTACTTGAAGTTCATTTAAAAAACGCAGGTTATGTGTCAGATAAATCAGCAGTGTCTGATGTGAAGTTTTCAATCGATTCCTCTGAGCTTGTTGGCATGATTGGCCCAAATGGAGCTGGGAAAAGTACTACGATTAAAGCGATTCTTGGTCAATTATCTTTTGTCGATGGTAGGATAAATAGAAAACCTGCAAGTACCTATTCATACATACCTGAAAGACCTATATTTTATCAAGAGTTGACACTATGGGAACATTTTGAATTTGTTGCAGCCGTGGAGGAGCTAGGGGAAATGAGCTTACTGTATGCAAAGGAACTCTTAAAAAAGTTTCGGTTGTTAGAACGGCTCCATGAATTCCCAGGTACTTTTTCAAAAGGGATGCAGCAAAAAGGAATGACAGCGCTCGCTTTATTTACGAAACCGGACTTACTAATTATTGACGAGCCTTTTATGGGACTTGATCCGGGATCAACAAGACTTCTCCTTCATATGCTCGAAGAAGAGCGAAATAAAGGAACAGGAATATTAATGTGCACACATATTTTGGATACGGCACAACGGATATGTGATTCATTCGTCATTATTGAAAATGGCACGATGAAGGCCACTGGGACATTACCTGAGGTGTTAGCTGTATGCGGGGCGGAAGATGGTAGCTTATATTCATGTATTTCTGGTGAAGGTGACTTGGATGAATAG
- a CDS encoding glucose-1-phosphate adenylyltransferase has protein sequence MKECVGMLLAGGEGKRLGALTKSLAKPAVHFGGKYRIIDYTLSNCTNSGIHTLGVMTQYSPLELNTHIGNGKPWDLDRENSGVTILSPYTAKNGGSWYSGTADAIYQNIHYIDQYDPEYILVISGDHIYQMDYRKLLDQHKQTKADATISVIPVPWEEASRFGILNTTEDLRIYEFDEKPKKPKSNLASMGIYIFTWATLKSYLIEDAELSFSSHDFGKDIIPAMLNNDLRLFGYQFEGYWKDVGTVQSYWEANMDLLDEDWSLSLNNPNWRIYSNESNLPPQYISEYSVIKHSLITSGCQVSGTVESSVIFENVVIQRDSFINQSILHPGVRVGKNSVLERVIVMENTEVPEGTYIRVDLDDEPLVIDNEKLTEMLSLTGGKVG, from the coding sequence ATGAAAGAGTGTGTAGGTATGCTGTTAGCTGGTGGGGAAGGAAAACGATTAGGAGCATTAACGAAAAGTTTGGCAAAACCAGCAGTACATTTTGGAGGTAAATATCGGATTATTGACTATACATTAAGCAACTGTACGAATTCTGGTATTCATACACTAGGAGTTATGACCCAATATTCTCCGCTTGAACTAAATACACATATCGGAAATGGAAAGCCTTGGGATTTGGATCGGGAAAATAGTGGTGTAACAATACTCTCGCCTTATACAGCAAAAAATGGTGGAAGCTGGTATTCAGGAACAGCGGATGCTATCTATCAAAACATTCACTATATCGATCAGTATGATCCAGAATACATTCTGGTTATTTCAGGTGATCATATTTATCAAATGGATTATAGGAAACTATTGGATCAGCACAAACAAACAAAAGCAGATGCAACAATATCTGTTATCCCGGTACCTTGGGAGGAAGCTTCACGTTTCGGAATTTTGAATACAACAGAGGACCTACGAATCTATGAATTTGATGAAAAACCTAAAAAACCAAAAAGTAACCTAGCATCAATGGGTATTTATATATTTACATGGGCAACCTTAAAATCGTATTTGATCGAGGATGCTGAACTTAGTTTTTCCAGCCACGATTTCGGAAAAGATATTATTCCGGCAATGCTTAATAATGATCTCCGTTTATTTGGTTATCAATTCGAAGGATATTGGAAAGATGTTGGCACTGTACAAAGCTATTGGGAAGCAAATATGGATTTACTTGATGAAGATTGGAGTCTTTCGTTAAACAATCCTAATTGGAGAATATATTCCAATGAATCCAATTTACCTCCACAATATATCAGTGAATATTCAGTAATCAAGCATTCACTAATCACCTCGGGATGCCAAGTTTCGGGAACGGTAGAAAGTTCGGTCATATTTGAAAATGTAGTTATTCAACGTGATAGTTTCATTAACCAATCGATTTTGCATCCTGGGGTAAGAGTGGGTAAAAACTCAGTATTGGAGCGCGTCATTGTGATGGAAAACACAGAAGTTCCAGAAGGAACGTATATCAGGGTTGATTTGGACGATGAACCGCTTGTTATTGATAATGAAAAGTTAACAGAGATGTTATCACTTACTGGAGGAAAAGTCGGATGA